Genomic DNA from Fibrobacter sp.:
TTCGGCGGAACCGTGCGGCAACATCGCCGAAAGGAACGTGTCCATGAAGAACGTATCGACAATCAGGCCGAAACCGATAGCGCCAACAGCAATGGAAAGCAGGTAGGCAACCAGCGTGCGCTTGCCAAAAGCCTTCCCCACCACGAGCATGCTCGCGATGCTCGTCGCGGGCCCGGCCATCAACAGCACGAGGGCCGCACCGGGTGTAATTCCCTTCGCCACGAGAGCGAGCGCCAGCGGGATGGAACCCGTCGCGCAAGTGTACATCGGCATCGCCAGCACGAGAACGGCCAGCATGCAGAGCAGCGGGTAATCGCGCAACGTGAGGAACAGTTCGTTCGGGACGAACGCCGAAATCAAGGCGCCCAACACAAGACCGATGCAGAGCCACTTGCTCACATCGCCCACCATGTTCACGAGCCCGTAGCGGAACGTCTCGGCCACCTTCTGCCCGAAGGTCATCTGGCGAACATCGCGCGACTCGCAACCGCAGTGCTTATCACCACACCCGCAATGATCATGATGTTCATGATGGTCATCGCCACAACCGCAATGTTCATGTTCGTGTTCCTCTTCTTCACAATGCCCGCAACCGCAATGGTGCTCAGTATCGCAATCGTCGAAATCAACGGTTTCATTCTGCACATGGACATTTTCAGATTCACCGCGCGTAGCGATGTTCGTGAACACGCCGCCAAAAAGCGCCGTCACGAAAGCCGCAATCGGGCGCAGTATCGCGAAAGGCAGGCCGAGCAGCGAGTACGTCGCCAGTATGGAATCCACGCCCGTCGCCGGAGTCGAGATGAGGAAGCTTACGCTCGCCCCCTTGCTCGCGCCTTCCTTGCGGAGCGCAATCGACGTGGGAATCACGCCGCAACTGCAAATCGGCAGCGGGACGCCGAAAAGCGCAGCCCACAGCACCGACATGAAATTGGACTTAGAAATCTTCGGGACGTACAGGTGGTTCGGCACCCACACGTGCAAAATTCCCGCAAGCAAAAAACCGAGCAGCAAGAACGGCGCCATCTCGGAAAACAGCGTGATGAACTCATGAACGAATTCGCCAAAGATATTCGCAAACGATTCCATGTTTATTTCCCCTTCTTCTTGTGGAGAATGTGGGTCAGGCCCGTGTTAAAAATTTCACCGATGTGTTCATCATCGAGGGCGTAGAACATCTTGCGCCCCTCGCGGCGCGGCTTCACGAGGTTCGCCGTGCGCAGAATTCTCAGCTGGTGGCTCACCACTGACTGTTCGAGCCCGAGCATGTCGGCAATATCATTCACCGAAACGTCGTGTTCCATCAGGAGCTGGATAATGCGGATTCGCGTCGTATCACCGAAAATGCGGAAGAATTCCGAAAGCTCGAACAGGGTATCCAGATTCACGTTCTGCATAAGCTACCTCGCCGCCTTGGCTAAAATCGCCGTTTTGATATATGAACACATATTCATATTTTCATATTTAGATAAAAACAAGCGGTTCGTCAAGAGATGGAGCGCAAAAAATCCATTTTTTCTACATTTTATTGCATGACAGGCGATATTTCCAACTCGAAAAT
This window encodes:
- a CDS encoding helix-turn-helix transcriptional regulator, whose amino-acid sequence is MQNVNLDTLFELSEFFRIFGDTTRIRIIQLLMEHDVSVNDIADMLGLEQSVVSHQLRILRTANLVKPRREGRKMFYALDDEHIGEIFNTGLTHILHKKKGK
- a CDS encoding SO_0444 family Cu/Zn efflux transporter, translated to MESFANIFGEFVHEFITLFSEMAPFLLLGFLLAGILHVWVPNHLYVPKISKSNFMSVLWAALFGVPLPICSCGVIPTSIALRKEGASKGASVSFLISTPATGVDSILATYSLLGLPFAILRPIAAFVTALFGGVFTNIATRGESENVHVQNETVDFDDCDTEHHCGCGHCEEEEHEHEHCGCGDDHHEHHDHCGCGDKHCGCESRDVRQMTFGQKVAETFRYGLVNMVGDVSKWLCIGLVLGALISAFVPNELFLTLRDYPLLCMLAVLVLAMPMYTCATGSIPLALALVAKGITPGAALVLLMAGPATSIASMLVVGKAFGKRTLVAYLLSIAVGAIGFGLIVDTFFMDTFLSAMLPHGSAECHGHGALGVFDYICAGLLAAFMIYAKFAHKGCGGHCGCDHESCGCGHDHEGHEHGDACHCHDDHNHEGHEHCDGHCDHPETSSGQAQEPVVKTYRVLGMSCSHCKACVEKAVFKLDGVVFVEADVSRKELLVKWHDEDDVNEAALKTTVEEAGFEFGGAV